One Harpia harpyja isolate bHarHar1 chromosome 11, bHarHar1 primary haplotype, whole genome shotgun sequence genomic window, AAACTCAAAGACAGccgagattaaaaaaaaaatttataggaCATGTTTGGCTCTTCCTGAAACACTTAGGAATCGTCAGCAAGACCCAAAATATCACAGCTCTGTCAGCACACGCCTGGTCACATGAAGGTGGAATGCTCAGTGAAAGTAGAAGGAATCCTTGTTAACTTCATTTTGTAAGGAACAAACCAACATTGATACACATTTATTTGTTCTGCAAAAGGTAACCCAACCGCTTCTCAGGATGCTTTTGCAGAAGTTATCAAAAAAATTAGTTCTTTACCTATTTTTAAACATACTAGTTTCAAGACTACCCTGAAGTATGAAGCGGGCCTCCTATATGACTAATTTTTCAGACCACAAGAGCAAGAAATATCATTAAACTGCTCTACCACTGGCCTGACTcgcaataaaataaataaagataattttatttaggTAACCTCAACCATTGCAGCTAATTCCTGAAATGCAGAGACAATTTTTATACAACAAGGCCAGAGAGTAGCTtgacaaaactaaaaataaatttctataaCCCCCATGAAAGAGACGACAAAGTATTTTTTATACACTGTGAAGCAGTACTTGCTATTTGGcttttggttgtgggtttgttttttttcttccttatttaaatACAGCGTGGACCAAGTAAAGGTTACTCACCAACTTCTTGTCCATTTTTGCTTTGATGTCTCTTGCAAGAGTGAAAAATGCCTGCAACAAGTAAACCAGTTAAGTGTTAATATATTCTAACACTTTTGTTTAGCGATAAGCTGCCTTCCCGAGTTTCTACATGTACTGAACTCCTGAAGAACAGCAAGTTTTcaggttccccccgcccccctccaggTTTTAACGCTCCTTTTCTAACCCCACTACCCCATTTCTGAGCCTGAAAACCACCACGGCACAACCTGGGCTTACGTAGAGGGAAAACGTCACCCTTTGTCAATCACATTACTGAATGCAAAGGCCTAAGCCCAGTTTTTCAGTGTGCCGCCCTGCCACAGTTTGCTCTAACACCCTTGTGCTACGCTCTAAGCACCCACTTCAATTTAAATAAATCGGCATAACGTTGGTTAGACAACGCCTTCATGGAATGCATGGATATGTACTTAACCCATCCGCAGTATCTAACAACGGAGTTTTGCACCCAGCCAGGACGGGCGAGTGTTCTCATTGCTTGTTTGCACAAATAAGTCAATACATATAAGAGAACGGTTATAGTACTTACATTCTCTATgtttatatttgcttttgcaCTGGTCTCCATGAATTTAATTCCAAAACTTGCAGCAAGCTGAACAAAAGCAGGTTTCATGTTAGTTGGATAATTGCGGGAACAGCTCTAAATATAACCAACTGCGCAGGATCTGCCCCTTCTGGCATGATTCATAGCAACTTGGGGATTTACTCAAGCAGAACAATTTGCACAAATCAGGAACTAAATCTCATTCCTATTAGTATCTCTTCTTGCTGggcttttttctgctctttcacacTCTGCACACATCTTCATctgctcctttattttttttcatgcatggGTATCCGGTCAGTCTCGTAACATCTGCAGTGTGTAGAAGCACCTTCCCTGACTAAGTAACATCCGACGCCAGAAAAGACAATCCTGTCTACCTTGTCTCAGTGGCTTTCAGCCAAAGAGAGGTGTTTCTTAAATGTCAAACTCTagcatgctttttcttccttttcctaagaaaaaaatccagctcgTTGCTTTGCACCTAATACATCCTGACCAGCTAATCAACAAGAATTCTTAACAACGACTCATCTTTTAATCAGAGTGGGGAAATGTCCTGCAACTACAGCTTGGGAAACGTTCAATAGTTCCGCTTAGGAACACCACCGAGGTACCAAGGAGGCATACAGACCGTAACGAATGCAGGTTTTACGCTCTGAAAAGTCTAAGTTGAAATACGTTAAAGCTACGGCACTTACCTTCTCCCCTTGCTCTCTAGAAACTTGTCTTTTGTCATTTGCATCACATTTGTTCCCAAGGATCATTTTTTCAACATCTGGAGAGGCGTGCTAAGATAGAAACAGATCAAAGAAAGGACTTTGGCTTGGgtctttttaaacaaatattgtcAAAAAGATGAGGCACGCATCAAGGACTTAACATGGAGTGCCAAGCATCTTCCGCATATTTACGGGCTCTCCCAAGCCCCTCATCGCAGCAGCCCGGCGCGTGTCCTGCGTAACGACAGCTCTCAGATCACTTGTCGTGGCAGGAAAACATCAACTTTTTGGTCCCCTCATGGCTGGAAGGGCTACAGTCCCCCTGGCTGGCTCTCGTGCGCCAGCACAACGGGCTACTGTTAACCAAGGCGTTCCAGAAGGTATTCCTGGTTTTCATTCAATTTATTTTCCAAGCACCCTTCAGCACATGAATCCAAAAGAAAGGTAACGCTTCTGAAGCAATTAAGTTTCAACTACTTTTGGAGGTAGAAATTGCATCTTTTATTATTCAGTAAGTAAATAGAGAAATTACCTCTTCAATATTCCTGACCCAGTTCCGAatgttttcaaaagatttttcattGGTGATGTCATAGACTAACATAATGCCCTAAAGATTAAGAAGGAGATAATTTCAGCTAGCGTCAGTTTAAGCAAGAGTTAAAGACTTGTCCACAGCAGAAAGGAACAACTTAACAAAGACTATTTTTAAACCAGTTGGTTCACACTTCCACACAACACTGAATCGCAGTTTGTGCCTGGCTAGATAAGGTGTGCGGGACGTGTATTTATAGAGCGAGTCACGTAGGGAAGCTGCCCCTACGAGCTCCCACGTCgtcccagcacagctccagcaccACCTGAAACAGGAGCGCTGCTGTAAACATTTAGCTGGGCAGAGTTTACGTGCCGGAAGACATCGGCACTCGTGCGCGTTCCACATTAAACCCAGCCGATCTGTGACAGCTGTATTGCCCGCGTTAGGTTTAGCATCACCCGCATGGCTCCTACCATTGCTCCCCTGTAGTAGGCGGTTGTGATGGTCCGAAATCGCTCCTGCCCGGCAGTGTCCCTGGAACAGAGAGAACACGGGGGCTCACGCAAACCACCGACGGCAACACGCTCAAGTCAGAGCCACCGAAAGGTTTAATGAATTTGAAGCAGTCTTTAGGTGCGCTAGAACTATCTTTTAGTTTCTAAGATGTCGTAAACCGCTGAAGGGCACAACTAGGGTAAAGTCTTCACGATAACATCACCGCCCCGCACCGTGTGGACACCCAGCGATTGGACGTTAACTTCAGAAGAAAAGTCTTACCATATCTGTAGTTTAATTCTCTTGCCATCTAGCTCTATAgttctaattttaaaatcaataccTGAAAAGAGAAGCAACTAAATTACTCTCGGTTCCTGCCGAAAGACCAAATTCTCatttcttccccccgccccgattTCGCCGCTCACATTTGCACGCTCAGGAGGAGCGCCAGCAGAGCGTCCTCCCCTTCAGCGAACGAAAAGAGCCGCCCAGTTCGCAAAGGCGGCTCACGTCCCGCCGCGCAGCCGAGAGCGGCCGGAGCCGAGACCGAGCTCCAGCCCCGAGCCCTGCAGGACagcccagccgagccgagccgagccgagccgagccgagccgaggcggcggcagggccgggctgcggcccccccaccccgagcctcAGAGCCACCGGCGAACCCGCCCCCTCCGCTCCCTCGGCCCGAGCCGGCCGCCATCAAACTCCTCCGGGCAGAACGAGCCGTTTCCAGGCCCCGAACCGGAGCCGCCGGCCGTGCCGGGCGGGACCCCCGGCCGGTGCGGTCAACGTGGTCCCGGCCGCCCCCTTCCCCTCACCGATGGTGGAGATGAAGGTGGCGTTGAAGGCGTCCTCGGAGAAGCGGAAGAGCGCGCACGTCTTCCCCACGCCCGAGTCGCCGATGAGCAGCAGCTTGAAGAGATAGTCGTACGTCTTCGCCATGTTCGCGGGCaccgcccctccccgccgcgcccgccgcccatCACCGCCCGCCGCGCGCTTATTGGCCGAGCCCGGCAGGAAGGGCGCGGAGGCGGCGCTTCATTGGCGGGCGGCCTTCGCCCGCTGGGGTAAGCGGCGGCGCGGTTGGCGGCtggctccgctccgcccgcccgAGCGTCACTTCCTGCTGCGAATAGCGACGTCACGCCTCTAACTCCCTGCGGCTCGACGTGGTGTGCCGGCTCGTGACGTCACCCGAACGGAAGCGCTACAAAAGGAGCGGGAGGAGACCTCGGTACCGTGAGAAATTGTTTAATATGAAACGTCGCTAACAGGCTGCCG contains:
- the RAB8A gene encoding ras-related protein Rab-8A isoform X2; amino-acid sequence: MAKTYDYLFKLLLIGDSGVGKTCALFRFSEDAFNATFISTIGIDFKIRTIELDGKRIKLQIWDTAGQERFRTITTAYYRGAMGIMLVYDITNEKSFENIRNWVRNIEEHASPDVEKMILGNKCDANDKRQVSREQGEKLAASFGIKFMETSAKANINIENAFFTLARDIKAKMDKKLNP
- the RAB8A gene encoding ras-related protein Rab-8A isoform X1 — its product is MAKTYDYLFKLLLIGDSGVGKTCALFRFSEDAFNATFISTIGIDFKIRTIELDGKRIKLQIWDTAGQERFRTITTAYYRGAMGIMLVYDITNEKSFENIRNWVRNIEEHASPDVEKMILGNKCDANDKRQVSREQGEKLAASFGIKFMETSAKANINIENAFFTLARDIKAKMDKKLEGNSPQGSNQGVKITPDQQKKSSFFRCVLL